In the genome of Vicia villosa cultivar HV-30 ecotype Madison, WI linkage group LG7, Vvil1.0, whole genome shotgun sequence, one region contains:
- the LOC131618463 gene encoding histone H4, with protein sequence MSGRGKGGKGLGKGGAKRHRKVLRDNIQGITKPAIRRLARRGGVKRISGLIYEETRGVLKIFLENVIRDAVTYTEHARRKTVTAMDVVYALKRQGRTLYGFGG encoded by the coding sequence ATGTCAGGTCGTGGTAAGGGTGGCAAGGGGCTTGGAAAGGGAGGTGCAAAGAGGCACAGAAAGGTTCTGCGAGACAACATCCAAGGAATCACAAAGCCAGCTATTCGGAGATTGGCGAGAAGAGGAGGTGTTAAGAGAATCAGCGGATTGATCTATGAAGAAACAAGAGGAGTCTTGAAGATCTTTTTGGAGAATGTGATCCGTGATGCTGTTACATATACCGAACACGCAAGGAGGAAGACGGTGACTGCTATGGATGTTGTTTACGCTCTCAAGAGACAGGGAAGAACCTTGTATGGTTTCGGAGgttaa